A single genomic interval of Fibrobacter sp. UWB13 harbors:
- the rhuM gene encoding RhuM family protein has product MSKDKKINPVSIRSSAAEYLTYISAVGGSEQSVEMRYEDENVWLTQKMMAELYGVDVRTINEHISKILSDGELPEDPTIRNFRIVQTEGSRQVSRDVLHYNLQMIIAVGFKVNNERAVQFRKWAGQIVKDYTIQGWVMDKERLKNFGTILTEDYFERQLEVIREIRVSERRFYQKVTDIYSTALDYDSSAKITQDFFKKVQNKFLKSDVIIAKNYLEKDELKALELIVSGYLDFAEMQANRHIPMTMEDWAKHLDRILEATQHELLTNAGKISMEVAQAHAITEWEKYRIVQDKLFHSDFDYFLELHEKMAQYKP; this is encoded by the coding sequence ATGAGCAAAGATAAGAAGATAAATCCTGTATCGATTCGCAGCTCGGCTGCGGAGTATTTGACCTATATTTCTGCGGTAGGTGGTTCTGAGCAGAGTGTCGAGATGCGTTATGAAGATGAAAACGTCTGGCTGACGCAAAAGATGATGGCGGAACTGTATGGGGTTGATGTTCGAACGATAAACGAGCATATTTCCAAGATTTTGAGTGATGGAGAATTGCCTGAAGATCCAACTATCCGGAATTTCCGGATAGTTCAAACCGAAGGTTCTCGGCAAGTATCCCGTGATGTATTGCATTACAATCTCCAAATGATTATCGCTGTGGGCTTTAAAGTCAATAATGAACGTGCGGTGCAATTCCGCAAGTGGGCGGGGCAAATCGTTAAGGATTACACCATCCAGGGATGGGTTATGGATAAGGAACGTCTCAAAAATTTTGGGACAATTCTTACCGAAGATTACTTTGAACGTCAGTTGGAAGTTATACGTGAAATACGCGTATCCGAACGGCGTTTTTATCAAAAAGTGACGGATATTTATTCAACGGCATTAGATTACGATTCGTCGGCTAAGATTACACAAGATTTTTTCAAGAAAGTGCAGAACAAATTTTTGAAATCCGATGTTATTATTGCCAAAAACTATTTAGAAAAGGATGAACTTAAGGCGTTGGAACTGATTGTTTCGGGTTATTTAGACTTTGCTGAAATGCAAGCGAATCGGCATATCCCGATGACGATGGAAGATTGGGCAAAACATCTTGATCGGATTCTAGAAGCTACACAACACGAACTTTTGACTAATGCGGGAAAGATTTCGATGGAAGTGGCTCAGGCTCATGCGATTACAGAATGGGAAAAGTACCGCATTGTGCAGGATAAGCTATTCCATAGCGATTTTGATTACTTCCTTGAGCTTCATGAAAAAATGGCTCAATACAAGCCGTAG
- a CDS encoding 50S ribosomal protein L25 gives MELTTLKAASRVLGANRDNARLRKAGQIPAVYYGKGIEAKNISVSEIDLRKVLAPGKRYTLLDLEIDGKAGNPALVYSVQKDALTQKITHVDFIKIADDEFVKVRIPVKLSGLPVGVKTQGGLFSQEARYLMLAAKPASIPSVLELDISNFETNVTFYAKDFKLPENVTLASGPRTVIFTISSKSKKKDAAAAPAADAAAAAPAAN, from the coding sequence ATGGAACTCACAACGCTCAAAGCTGCCTCGAGAGTGCTAGGTGCAAACCGCGACAACGCCCGTTTGCGTAAGGCTGGTCAGATTCCGGCCGTCTATTATGGTAAGGGTATCGAAGCTAAGAACATCAGCGTCAGCGAAATCGACTTGCGCAAGGTTCTTGCTCCGGGCAAGCGTTACACGCTTCTTGACCTCGAAATCGATGGCAAGGCTGGCAATCCGGCTCTCGTCTACAGTGTCCAGAAGGACGCTCTCACCCAGAAGATTACGCACGTTGACTTCATCAAGATCGCTGATGACGAATTCGTTAAGGTTCGCATCCCGGTCAAGCTTTCCGGTCTCCCGGTTGGCGTGAAGACTCAGGGCGGTCTCTTCTCTCAGGAAGCTCGTTATCTCATGCTCGCTGCTAAGCCGGCAAGCATCCCGTCTGTTCTCGAATTGGATATCTCCAACTTCGAAACGAACGTGACCTTCTACGCTAAGGATTTCAAGCTCCCGGAAAACGTTACGCTCGCTTCTGGCCCGCGCACCGTTATCTTCACGATTTCTTCTAAGTCCAAGAAGAAGGATGCTGCTGCTGCTCCGGCTGCTGACGCCGCTGCCGCTGCTCCGGCTGCCAACTAA
- the pth gene encoding aminoacyl-tRNA hydrolase — protein MYLIVGLGNPGTQYSNTHHNAGFMAVEKLADPSKDWKSEHKALTMKVNIAGEECLLVKPQTYMNLSGEAVQALMTWYKVKVDHLLVFSDDINLDVGRIRCRKDGSHGGQNGLRNIIEHVGDKFPRIRFGVGKCPPKFDLSNWVLAKFSPEDRPKFDEAIAKVPALVECYFKLGIEKCMERYNGK, from the coding sequence ATGTATTTAATCGTCGGTCTTGGAAATCCTGGAACGCAGTATTCGAACACGCACCACAATGCCGGTTTTATGGCAGTTGAAAAGCTCGCTGACCCGAGCAAGGACTGGAAATCGGAACATAAGGCGCTCACCATGAAGGTGAACATTGCAGGTGAGGAATGCCTCCTCGTGAAGCCGCAAACCTATATGAATCTCTCTGGTGAAGCAGTGCAGGCTCTGATGACGTGGTACAAGGTCAAGGTCGATCATTTACTCGTTTTCAGCGATGATATTAATTTGGATGTAGGCCGTATCCGTTGCCGCAAGGACGGTAGCCATGGCGGTCAGAATGGACTCCGCAACATTATTGAACATGTGGGCGACAAGTTCCCGCGCATCCGTTTTGGCGTTGGCAAATGCCCTCCGAAATTTGACCTCAGCAACTGGGTCTTGGCGAAGTTCTCGCCCGAAGACCGCCCGAAATTCGATGAAGCGATTGCGAAGGTCCCAGCGCTTGTGGAATGCTACTTTAAGCTCGGCATCGAGAAGTGCATGGAGCGCTATAACGGAAAGTGA